One genomic window of Eptesicus fuscus isolate TK198812 chromosome 6, DD_ASM_mEF_20220401, whole genome shotgun sequence includes the following:
- the TEKTIP1 gene encoding tektin bundle-interacting protein 1, which translates to MQTLRREATQSYVPQGTLEVDFPPPLYSDDYLSLEGPRWTPAIKQAVRWKYTPMGRDSAGQTWYTGLTNSDPREAWYTLPRALDCPYREAYAHWHGCHSHRKHSMPSDQTQCLRESAWYDPIMPAQYRAPSTRWGAMLWKDRPIWGKEYVVNRHQYGVEPLGRVSDYVPYLSAMQRPLYTTQNYRQWDLEPYCPSTGQRSSPIYMPTV; encoded by the exons ATGCAGACCCTGAGGCGGGAGGCTACCCAGTCCTATGTCCCCCAGGGGACCCTCGAAGTGGACTTCCCCCCACCTCTCTACAG TGATGACTACCTGTCCCTGGAGGGGCCCCGCTGGACACCAGCCATCAAGCAGGCAGTGCGCTGGAAGTACACACCCATGGGACGTGACTCTGCCGGCCAGACATGGTACACCGGCCTAACCAATTCGGACCCCCGTGAAGCCTGGTACACGCTCCCAAGGGCCCTGGATTGCCCCTACCGGGAGGCTTATGCCCACTGGCATGGATGCCATAGCCACCGGAAGCACAGCATGCCCTCAG ACCAAACCCAGTGCCTCCGGGAGTCTGCCTGGTATGACCCCATCATGCCCGCTCAGTACAGGGCCCCCAGCACGCGGTGGGGGGCCATGCTGTGGAAAGACAGACCCATCTGGGGCAAGGAATATG TGGTCAACAGGCACCAATATGGGGTGGAGCCGCTGGGGCGGGTGTCGGACTACGTGCCCTACCTGTCAGCAATGCAGCGTCCGCTCTACACAACCCAGAACTACCGGCAGTGGGACCTGGAACCCTATTGCCCATCCACTGGCCAGCGGTCCTCACCCATCTACATGCCCACTGTCTGA